From a region of the Bacteroidales bacterium genome:
- the folP gene encoding dihydropteroate synthase produces MGVINLTPDSFFENSRAPGIQEAVETAGRMIQEGAEILDLGAMSTRPGAEEINAATELERLIPALWSIRQAFPGTFISVDTYRSQVAREAAGNGADMINDISGGSFDEEMFDAIAELSLPYVLMHTGGKPKTMQDNPVYSNVLEDVRFFFEHNIGILHSKGISQVILDPGFGFGKTIEHNYRLLAGLSVFRIMGHPVMVGVSRKSLINKILNTAPGNALNGTTVLNTIALMNGADILRVHDVKEAVQCRMLVKAYREYG; encoded by the coding sequence ATGGGTGTAATCAATCTGACACCAGATTCGTTTTTCGAAAATAGCCGCGCCCCAGGCATCCAGGAAGCAGTTGAAACGGCTGGACGAATGATTCAGGAAGGCGCTGAAATATTAGATCTGGGGGCCATGTCAACACGGCCAGGCGCCGAAGAAATCAATGCTGCTACCGAACTCGAAAGGCTGATCCCTGCTCTTTGGTCAATCAGGCAGGCATTTCCGGGCACATTCATTTCAGTAGACACTTACCGCTCGCAGGTTGCCCGGGAAGCCGCAGGTAATGGCGCAGATATGATCAATGATATTTCAGGCGGAAGTTTTGATGAAGAAATGTTTGATGCCATCGCGGAACTCAGCTTGCCTTATGTTTTGATGCACACCGGAGGAAAGCCAAAAACTATGCAGGACAACCCGGTTTATAGCAATGTACTTGAAGACGTTCGCTTTTTTTTCGAACACAATATTGGAATACTGCACAGTAAAGGGATAAGCCAGGTAATTCTAGATCCGGGTTTTGGTTTCGGAAAAACAATTGAGCATAATTATCGTTTGCTGGCCGGACTCTCTGTTTTCAGGATCATGGGGCATCCGGTCATGGTTGGGGTCTCACGAAAATCGTTGATAAATAAAATATTGAATACAGCGCCCGGCAACGCTTTGAACGGAACAACGGTTCTGAACACTATAGCATTAATGAATGGTGCGGATATTTTGAGGGTGCATGATGTGAAGGAGGCAGTGCAATGTCGGATGCTGGTAAAAGCATACAGGGAATATGG
- a CDS encoding DoxX family protein produces the protein MKILRTLSRLFVGAVFIFSGFVKGVDPLGMAFKIDDYLLAYGFDFLLPYSLGLSILLSTIEFSLGILLVLNVKPIKATWLLLLMMSFFTLLTLYDAIYEPVADCGCFGDAIILTNWQTFYKNVVLMVPTVLLFVQRKILTSQFNPIGEWAITAGVPLLFLWFSLVNYNNLPMIDFLSWKVGSDMAPDRNEPLQFYLTYRNTETGEEQQFLSPNYPFDDPEWLAKWEFVSQCMVDPNPPPPHNLQILDAGFNDVTETFLHNPDFQFILVMWDVDNVKKDPLQKMNDFYEKADAEGHNFIAIAPDLEQGNALASELGLRYEFYFADHVELKIMIRSNPGLILLRDGVVLGKWSHKNFPEYEELRLIVEN, from the coding sequence ATGAAGATACTCAGAACGCTTTCCCGCTTGTTTGTTGGCGCTGTTTTTATTTTTTCAGGATTCGTTAAAGGCGTTGATCCATTGGGCATGGCCTTTAAAATTGACGACTATCTGCTGGCTTATGGCTTCGACTTCTTGTTGCCTTATTCCCTTGGCTTGTCCATTCTTCTCAGCACTATTGAGTTTTCGCTGGGCATACTGCTGGTATTAAATGTGAAACCAATAAAAGCAACATGGCTGTTATTGCTGATGATGTCGTTCTTTACTTTACTTACATTGTACGATGCCATTTACGAACCAGTGGCCGATTGCGGCTGTTTTGGCGACGCGATAATACTTACCAACTGGCAAACATTTTATAAAAATGTAGTGCTCATGGTTCCAACAGTTTTACTTTTTGTGCAAAGGAAAATACTTACATCGCAATTTAATCCCATCGGCGAATGGGCTATTACAGCAGGAGTGCCACTCCTGTTTCTCTGGTTTTCGTTGGTAAACTATAACAACCTGCCCATGATTGATTTCCTTTCGTGGAAGGTTGGAAGCGATATGGCCCCGGATCGCAATGAACCTTTGCAGTTTTATTTAACCTATCGCAATACCGAAACCGGCGAAGAGCAGCAGTTTCTTTCACCCAATTATCCCTTCGATGACCCGGAATGGCTCGCAAAATGGGAATTTGTTTCTCAATGTATGGTTGATCCCAATCCACCGCCACCGCATAATCTGCAGATATTGGATGCCGGATTCAACGATGTTACAGAAACATTTCTTCATAACCCCGATTTCCAGTTTATACTTGTAATGTGGGATGTGGACAATGTTAAAAAAGATCCACTTCAAAAAATGAACGATTTTTATGAAAAAGCTGACGCCGAGGGGCATAATTTCATTGCAATTGCGCCTGATCTTGAGCAAGGCAATGCATTGGCATCAGAACTTGGGCTTCGGTATGAATTTTACTTTGCCGATCATGTAGAACTCAAAATTATGATCCGATCCAATCCAGGTTTAATCTTGTTGCGTGATGGTGTAGTGCTGGGCAAATGGAGCCATAAAAACTTCCCGGAATATGAGGAACTGCGATTGATAGTTGAGAATTGA
- a CDS encoding ABC transporter permease, giving the protein MLRFIIRRIFYGFFVLLGVITIVFFLFNILPGDPARMMMGQRADIASIEAIQRDLGLDRPVRVQYLNFLNDLSPISWYNRHDESSFWFLDKHKYESSTVLVPTGKEGAIVLKKPYLRRSYQSQRTVTDIIGEAFPNTALLAIVAITFAMLAGIVIGIFSALKRDTLFDSSALVLSVLGMSLPSFFAAILFAWIFAYLLGDITGLNMVGSLYAVDDFGRGEYLELKNLILPAIVLGIRPLAVVVELTRNSLLEVLSQDYIRTAYAKGLSRFRVITRHALRNALNPIITAVSGWFASLMAGAVFVEYVFDWKGLGVVIVDALEQYDFPVIMGAVLFISVLLILINIFVDILYGWLDPRVRAN; this is encoded by the coding sequence ATGTTAAGATTTATCATTCGTCGTATCTTTTATGGGTTCTTTGTATTGTTGGGTGTGATTACCATTGTGTTCTTCCTTTTCAATATCTTGCCTGGCGATCCGGCCCGGATGATGATGGGGCAACGTGCCGACATAGCCTCTATAGAAGCCATTCAGCGCGATCTTGGCCTTGATCGCCCGGTTCGGGTTCAGTATTTGAATTTTCTGAACGATCTTTCACCAATATCATGGTACAACCGCCATGATGAAAGCAGTTTCTGGTTTCTGGATAAGCATAAATACGAGTCTTCTACTGTGCTGGTTCCAACAGGCAAAGAGGGCGCCATAGTGCTGAAAAAGCCTTACCTGCGGCGTTCGTACCAAAGTCAGCGAACGGTTACCGATATTATTGGCGAAGCTTTTCCGAACACTGCTTTGTTGGCAATTGTCGCCATTACATTTGCGATGCTTGCAGGCATCGTGATCGGGATTTTCTCGGCCCTGAAACGCGACACGCTCTTCGATAGCTCTGCACTTGTACTTTCGGTGCTTGGCATGTCGTTGCCATCTTTTTTTGCCGCCATCCTTTTTGCCTGGATTTTTGCTTACCTGCTGGGCGATATTACCGGGCTGAATATGGTGGGGAGCCTCTACGCTGTTGACGATTTTGGCAGGGGAGAGTACCTTGAACTGAAAAATCTCATTCTTCCGGCGATTGTACTTGGCATTCGTCCGCTGGCTGTGGTAGTGGAGCTTACAAGAAATTCACTGCTTGAGGTGCTGTCGCAGGATTATATCCGTACCGCTTACGCCAAAGGATTGAGCAGGTTTCGTGTGATCACAAGACATGCCCTTCGCAATGCTCTGAACCCAATCATTACGGCGGTTTCCGGATGGTTCGCATCATTGATGGCCGGAGCTGTGTTTGTGGAATACGTATTTGATTGGAAAGGCCTGGGCGTTGTGATTGTTGATGCACTGGAACAATACGATTTTCCGGTGATTATGGGCGCTGTTCTTTTTATTTCGGTTTTACTGATCCTGATTAATATCTTTGTAGATATTCTTTATGGATGGCTCGATCCAAGGGTGAGGGCGAATTGA